A stretch of Chloracidobacterium validum DNA encodes these proteins:
- a CDS encoding anthranilate synthase component I family protein has translation MSVLTILSDAITPAALYNELAAASDVAFLLESTEGDARLARYSIIGIEPRLVVAFRGQRVTIHDLHRQTERQMQATDPLRLLSELLAHEREHVAEHCQALPPTLPFQGGFVGYLGYGATAPLAGIVPQPVAPYAAPDGCFGLYDTFVVFDHLYRKLHIVSYGGRDIVEQMYERVCRRTPLPPLRDATAALDSADVFADVETTLDDQAFAALVERCQAYITDGEVFQIVPARRFSRPTSASPFTIYRSLVALNPSPYAYCLKFGRFTGAPSFTYVGSSPETFVTVRDGTVTLRALAGTRPRGDDPVEDERLAQALRADEKELAEHRMLVDLARNDVGRIAQVGTVTTGEIARIVRYTHVMHLATDVSGQLRPGLTAFDVIRSCFPRGTVTGAPKIRAMELLATLEPEQRGLYAGLVGYVDFAGHADSAIAIRSALVQAGVAHVNAGAGVVFDSQPQLEADETRNKARSVITALRLAEMSQPARGEVPGKP, from the coding sequence ATGAGCGTCTTGACGATTCTTTCGGATGCCATCACCCCGGCCGCGCTCTACAACGAACTTGCCGCCGCCTCCGATGTGGCGTTCCTGCTGGAGAGTACCGAGGGCGACGCGCGCCTGGCACGGTATTCCATCATCGGCATCGAACCCCGGTTGGTCGTAGCTTTTCGGGGCCAGCGCGTGACCATTCATGACCTGCATCGCCAAACGGAACGCCAGATGCAGGCCACGGACCCACTGCGGCTGCTGAGCGAACTGCTCGCACACGAACGGGAGCACGTCGCGGAGCACTGCCAGGCGCTACCGCCAACCCTGCCCTTTCAGGGTGGTTTCGTCGGGTACTTGGGCTATGGCGCCACAGCGCCCCTCGCCGGGATCGTTCCGCAACCCGTCGCCCCGTATGCCGCGCCGGATGGCTGTTTCGGTCTCTACGATACCTTCGTGGTGTTTGACCACCTCTACCGCAAGCTGCACATCGTCTCGTACGGTGGGCGCGACATCGTGGAACAGATGTATGAGCGGGTGTGTCGGCGGACGCCACTGCCCCCACTCCGTGACGCGACCGCAGCACTGGACAGCGCGGATGTGTTTGCCGATGTCGAGACGACCCTTGATGACCAGGCCTTTGCGGCACTCGTCGAGCGTTGCCAGGCTTACATTACTGATGGGGAAGTGTTTCAAATCGTGCCTGCGCGGCGTTTTTCACGGCCGACGAGCGCGTCCCCCTTCACCATTTACCGCTCGCTGGTCGCGCTCAACCCCTCCCCCTACGCTTACTGTCTGAAGTTTGGGCGCTTCACGGGCGCACCCAGCTTCACCTACGTTGGTTCATCACCTGAAACGTTCGTCACGGTTCGGGATGGAACGGTGACGCTGCGCGCGCTCGCCGGGACGCGCCCGCGGGGTGATGACCCGGTGGAAGATGAGCGATTGGCCCAGGCCCTCCGCGCCGATGAAAAAGAACTTGCCGAACACCGGATGTTGGTTGACCTGGCCCGCAATGATGTCGGGCGGATTGCCCAGGTCGGGACGGTCACGACCGGCGAGATAGCGCGGATTGTCCGCTACACGCACGTCATGCACCTGGCCACCGATGTCAGCGGGCAACTGCGTCCGGGTCTGACCGCCTTCGACGTTATTCGGAGCTGCTTTCCGCGCGGCACCGTCACAGGCGCGCCCAAGATACGCGCCATGGAGCTACTCGCCACGCTCGAACCCGAGCAGCGCGGCCTTTACGCCGGGCTGGTCGGCTATGTGGACTTCGCCGGTCACGCCGACAGCGCCATCGCCATCCGTTCTGCGTTGGTCCAAGCTGGGGTTGCCCACGTCAACGCCGGGGCCGGCGTCGTCTTTGACTCCCAGCCGCAGCTCGAAGCCGACGAAACTCGCAACAAGGCGCGCAGCGTCATCACGGCTCTGCGCCTGGCCGAAATGAGCCAACCGGCGCGCGGTGAAGTGCCGGGAAAACCGTGA
- the waaF gene encoding lipopolysaccharide heptosyltransferase II, with amino-acid sequence MFRRLLVRGTNWVGDSIMTIPALRELRRIFPTAHLTLMVRPWVADLFADTPLADDLLLYDNRRESFWSGVVKLRAGRFDAAVLFQNAFEAAALAFAARIPQRIGFATEARHLLLTDAFPVTPATRRKHQIYYYLDLVAQWETRLTGKTEVNYEALDYRLPVAADARAAVEAKLPDLGRHGYPVAIVPGAANSRAKQWPPQAFTALLDRLAERDELQLFLVGAPNEHPLCEAIRQGMRRPDRAATLAGELSLRESVAFLACCAVVVSNDTGPAYVAAALDRPLVTIFGPTDPNQISPFSPTARIVRKLVPCAPCLLKDCPIDHRCLTGVTPDMVCQAMLDALDTQNGLASRRDPH; translated from the coding sequence ATGTTTCGCAGGCTGCTTGTGCGCGGCACGAACTGGGTCGGCGACAGCATCATGACCATTCCGGCGCTGCGCGAACTACGGCGTATTTTCCCCACGGCCCACCTCACACTCATGGTTCGGCCGTGGGTAGCCGACTTGTTTGCAGACACGCCGCTGGCCGACGACCTGCTGCTTTACGACAACCGGCGCGAGTCATTCTGGTCCGGCGTTGTTAAGCTCCGCGCTGGCCGGTTCGATGCCGCCGTACTTTTCCAGAATGCCTTTGAGGCAGCGGCGCTGGCCTTTGCGGCCCGCATCCCACAGCGCATCGGGTTTGCCACGGAAGCCCGCCACCTGCTGCTGACCGACGCCTTCCCGGTGACGCCGGCCACCCGCCGCAAGCACCAGATTTACTACTACCTGGACTTAGTGGCGCAGTGGGAAACGCGGCTGACCGGAAAGACCGAAGTCAACTACGAGGCGCTCGACTACCGGCTGCCCGTGGCGGCCGACGCGCGAGCTGCGGTAGAAGCCAAGCTGCCGGACCTAGGACGCCACGGCTACCCGGTAGCCATCGTTCCCGGAGCGGCCAACAGCCGCGCCAAGCAGTGGCCGCCCCAGGCGTTCACGGCGCTCCTCGACCGGTTGGCCGAGCGGGACGAGCTACAACTGTTTCTTGTCGGCGCACCCAATGAACATCCGCTGTGTGAAGCGATCCGGCAGGGCATGCGCCGACCCGACCGGGCTGCCACGCTGGCGGGAGAACTTTCCCTGCGGGAAAGCGTAGCGTTTCTCGCCTGCTGCGCCGTCGTCGTCAGCAACGATACCGGGCCGGCCTATGTGGCGGCGGCGCTCGACCGACCGCTCGTCACCATTTTTGGCCCAACCGACCCCAACCAGATTTCTCCTTTTTCGCCAACGGCACGAATCGTCCGCAAGCTTGTGCCGTGCGCGCCCTGCCTGCTCAAGGATTGCCCGATTGACCACCGCTGCCTGACCGGTGTGACGCCTGACATGGTGTGCCAGGCCATGCTCGACGCGCTTGATACACAAAATGGGCTTGCGTCCAGGCGCGACCCGCATTAA
- the metX gene encoding homoserine O-acetyltransferase MetX has product MRPTFEQDVKLDEQPFRLEAGGELPEVTLRCAWYGHPESAPGGVMLICHALTGSARIADWWGDLVGPGHLFDPERYALVGINVLGSCYGSTGPPTIDPRTGRPYAARFPLVTIGDIVRAQALALQKLGIARLSAVVGGSIGGMQALRWAVDFPDALDVCCAIGATPLPAMGLALNHLQRRAIQQDPAWQGGDYTTQPAAGLALARAIAMCSYKSAALFDDRFGRHPDRSGEDPRMTLAARYDVAGYLDHQGEKFVRRFDANSYLILSKAMDTFDLAAAELARIRARVHLIGLSSDWLFPASAVRALAERMRTVGVPVEYAEVSTDHGHDGFLAEPAAITPLLRAALEPTRS; this is encoded by the coding sequence ATGAGACCGACGTTCGAGCAAGACGTGAAGCTCGATGAGCAACCGTTCCGCTTGGAGGCGGGCGGTGAACTACCGGAAGTGACCCTTCGGTGCGCCTGGTACGGACACCCGGAAAGCGCCCCCGGTGGCGTGATGCTCATCTGTCACGCCTTGACCGGTTCGGCGCGTATTGCGGATTGGTGGGGCGATCTGGTCGGCCCAGGGCATCTGTTTGATCCGGAGCGCTATGCCCTGGTCGGCATCAACGTGCTCGGCTCCTGCTACGGCTCGACCGGCCCGCCGACGATTGATCCCCGAACCGGTCGCCCCTATGCTGCGCGGTTTCCGCTCGTCACGATTGGCGACATCGTGCGGGCGCAGGCCCTGGCTTTGCAAAAACTGGGTATTGCCCGCCTGTCCGCCGTCGTGGGTGGCTCGATCGGTGGCATGCAAGCGCTCCGGTGGGCCGTGGATTTTCCAGACGCGCTCGATGTGTGCTGTGCCATCGGCGCGACGCCACTGCCGGCCATGGGGCTGGCGCTCAATCACCTCCAGCGCCGGGCCATTCAGCAGGACCCGGCGTGGCAGGGTGGCGACTACACCACGCAGCCGGCAGCCGGCCTCGCACTAGCCCGCGCCATTGCCATGTGCAGCTACAAATCGGCGGCACTCTTTGACGACCGCTTCGGCCGTCACCCAGATCGGTCGGGCGAAGACCCACGGATGACGCTTGCCGCGCGGTATGATGTCGCCGGCTATCTCGACCACCAGGGCGAGAAATTCGTCCGGCGGTTCGACGCCAACAGCTACCTCATCCTCAGCAAAGCCATGGACACCTTTGATCTGGCCGCTGCCGAACTGGCGCGCATCCGCGCGCGCGTGCACCTGATTGGGCTTTCTTCGGATTGGCTCTTCCCGGCCAGCGCCGTGCGCGCCCTGGCCGAACGGATGCGCACGGTTGGCGTTCCGGTTGAGTATGCTGAAGTTAGCACCGACCATGGTCACGATGGCTTTTTGGCCGAACCCGCCGCCATCACCCCCCTGCTCCGCGCGGCGCTTGAACCCACACGCTCATGA
- a CDS encoding O-acetylhomoserine aminocarboxypropyltransferase/cysteine synthase family protein, whose amino-acid sequence MSEYRFDTLAIHGGYAPDATTKARALPIYQTTSYQFDDADHAARLFALKEFGNIYTRLMNPTTDVFEKRIAALEGGVAALATASGQAAETLAITTIAGAGDNIVSTNSLYGGTYNLFRYTLPKLGIAVKFADADDFAGIEQLIDDRTKAIYSETLGNPNLLVTDIERLAAIAHRHGLPLIIDNTAVSPALCRPIAHGANLVIESATKFIGGHGTSIGGVIIDGGNFDWKASGRFPDFTTPDPSYHGIVYTEAFGNLAFIIKARVQGLRDTGAALSPFNAFLLAQGAETLSLRMARHSENALAVAGFLKDHPQVAWVNYPGLADGEQKARVEKYLPKGAGALVTFGIQGGYEAGKRFINGVKLFSLLANIGDAKSLVIHPASTTHSQLSEDEQRATGVTPELIRLSVGIEDIRDILADLEAGLRGAIVSETAQAATA is encoded by the coding sequence ATGTCGGAATACCGGTTTGATACGCTTGCGATTCACGGCGGCTACGCGCCGGATGCCACGACCAAGGCCCGCGCCCTGCCAATCTACCAGACGACCTCCTACCAGTTCGACGATGCCGACCATGCGGCGCGCCTCTTTGCGCTGAAAGAGTTTGGCAACATTTACACGCGGTTGATGAATCCGACGACCGACGTGTTTGAAAAGCGAATAGCCGCGCTGGAAGGCGGCGTTGCCGCCTTGGCAACCGCTTCCGGGCAAGCGGCGGAAACCCTGGCCATCACCACCATTGCCGGCGCCGGCGACAACATCGTTTCGACCAATTCGCTCTACGGTGGGACGTACAACCTGTTTCGGTACACCCTGCCCAAGCTCGGCATCGCGGTGAAGTTTGCCGACGCTGATGACTTCGCCGGTATCGAGCAACTGATTGATGACCGAACCAAAGCGATCTATTCCGAAACCCTGGGCAATCCCAACCTGCTGGTGACCGACATCGAGCGACTGGCCGCCATCGCGCATCGTCATGGCCTGCCGCTCATCATTGACAACACGGCTGTGTCGCCGGCGCTGTGCCGTCCGATTGCGCACGGGGCCAACCTCGTGATCGAGAGCGCGACGAAGTTCATCGGCGGCCATGGGACGAGCATCGGCGGCGTCATCATTGACGGGGGCAATTTTGATTGGAAAGCGTCGGGTCGCTTCCCGGATTTCACGACGCCGGATCCGTCTTATCACGGCATTGTCTATACCGAAGCCTTTGGCAACCTGGCCTTCATTATCAAGGCGCGGGTGCAGGGCTTACGCGACACAGGCGCGGCGCTGTCGCCGTTCAATGCCTTTTTGCTGGCGCAGGGCGCGGAGACGTTGTCGCTGCGGATGGCGCGCCACTCGGAGAACGCGCTGGCCGTTGCCGGTTTCCTCAAGGACCACCCCCAGGTGGCGTGGGTCAACTATCCGGGCCTGGCCGACGGCGAGCAAAAGGCGCGGGTTGAGAAATACCTTCCGAAGGGAGCCGGGGCGCTGGTGACGTTTGGCATCCAGGGCGGCTATGAAGCCGGCAAGCGCTTCATCAACGGGGTCAAGCTGTTCAGCCTGCTGGCCAACATCGGCGACGCCAAGTCGCTGGTCATTCATCCGGCTTCGACGACGCACTCGCAGCTTTCAGAAGATGAGCAACGGGCAACCGGCGTGACGCCGGAACTCATTCGGCTCTCGGTCGGGATCGAGGACATCCGCGATATTCTGGCCGACCTCGAAGCCGGGTTGCGTGGCGCCATCGTCTCGGAAACGGCGCAAGCGGCGACCGCCTAG
- a CDS encoding anthranilate synthase component II → MLVILDNYDSFTFNLYQMLQMQTEEEVVVVRNDAVDLPTLRAWQPTRIVLSPGPGRPDNRRDFGVCWDVLTAAETLTVPVLGVSLAVPILGVCLGHQGIVAAYGGQVVRASQIVHGKASEIVQILPSKLFATLPASFPAMRYHSLVADEVTLPDCLLVTARDADTGLIMAVEHRHLPVYGVQFHPESIGTPVGKQLLANFLSL, encoded by the coding sequence ATGCTGGTCATCCTCGACAACTACGATTCCTTCACCTTCAACCTCTACCAAATGCTTCAGATGCAGACGGAAGAAGAGGTGGTGGTCGTTCGCAACGACGCCGTGGACCTCCCAACCCTGCGCGCCTGGCAGCCGACGCGCATTGTGCTGTCGCCGGGGCCGGGACGCCCCGACAACCGACGTGATTTTGGTGTTTGCTGGGATGTCCTCACGGCGGCTGAAACGCTGACGGTGCCAGTTCTCGGTGTCTCGCTGGCTGTGCCGATTCTCGGTGTCTGCCTTGGACACCAGGGGATTGTGGCGGCCTATGGCGGGCAGGTGGTACGGGCGTCGCAGATTGTCCATGGCAAAGCTTCAGAGATCGTGCAGATCTTACCGTCAAAGCTCTTTGCCACGCTGCCGGCATCGTTTCCGGCGATGCGCTACCATTCGTTGGTGGCCGATGAGGTAACACTGCCGGATTGTTTGCTGGTCACCGCACGCGACGCCGACACCGGACTGATCATGGCCGTCGAGCACCGGCATCTGCCGGTTTACGGCGTCCAGTTTCACCCTGAATCCATCGGCACGCCGGTTGGGAAGCAGCTCCTGGCCAACTTTTTGAGCCTCTGA
- a CDS encoding aspartate kinase, which translates to MNPTSNSVSPASFDGERRPTVMKFGGTSVQDTAAFARVAAIARRQSARSPLPPVVVVSAMAGMTDALLEAVRQALEQDTAAALDGLEPHFARYSEVAESLTGGAAYGDFVHALYAARERLAQALETMRAYPGTIPPLRDEVVAYGEQLAATLLAAVIAGDGTACRAVDARTCIVTDEVYGRARPRWEATVARTRQALGPVLSAGVIPVLGGFIGATLDGATTTLGRGGSDYSATLIGAALQADEVQIWTDVAGIYSADPRLVARSRRLETLAYGEATDLALYGAKVLHPRTIEPVERLKIPVSIRNSYDPDAGYSMITSVSGAPPGSILAVTHRPGIAAVHVRPAGGWLAASALEEMARILHAHGVLVEHLAASRLGLTATVEQGDAIEAARRDLASVGDVHLAADRALLCVVGNFGEDVITLHPSLSEALAAFQVTPLLPHPSAHARLFLMAETDAPPAVQALHARLVEPADTL; encoded by the coding sequence ATGAACCCTACCAGCAACTCGGTTTCTCCGGCGTCGTTCGATGGCGAACGACGCCCAACGGTGATGAAGTTTGGCGGCACATCGGTACAAGATACGGCCGCTTTTGCCCGTGTCGCGGCCATCGCGCGCCGGCAGTCCGCTCGGTCGCCACTCCCGCCGGTCGTCGTGGTCTCTGCCATGGCGGGCATGACCGACGCCCTCCTGGAGGCCGTCCGGCAGGCGCTTGAACAGGATACGGCCGCGGCACTGGACGGTCTCGAACCGCACTTCGCCCGTTACAGCGAAGTGGCCGAAAGCCTGACCGGCGGGGCCGCGTACGGCGATTTCGTCCACGCGCTCTACGCGGCCCGTGAACGCCTGGCCCAGGCGCTCGAAACCATGCGCGCTTATCCGGGAACCATTCCACCGCTGCGGGATGAGGTGGTCGCTTACGGTGAGCAGTTAGCCGCAACCCTGCTGGCCGCCGTCATTGCCGGGGATGGCACGGCGTGCCGCGCGGTGGATGCCCGGACCTGCATTGTGACGGACGAGGTCTATGGCCGCGCCCGACCACGCTGGGAAGCTACCGTCGCGCGGACGCGCCAGGCCCTCGGCCCGGTATTGTCTGCGGGGGTCATTCCGGTGCTCGGCGGCTTCATCGGGGCGACGCTCGATGGCGCGACCACGACGCTGGGACGGGGTGGTTCGGATTACTCGGCGACCTTGATCGGCGCCGCGCTCCAGGCCGACGAAGTCCAGATTTGGACGGACGTGGCCGGGATTTACTCGGCCGATCCGCGACTGGTGGCCCGTTCGCGTCGGTTGGAAACCCTGGCTTATGGTGAGGCAACCGACTTGGCGCTCTACGGGGCAAAGGTCCTGCACCCGCGCACCATCGAGCCGGTCGAACGGCTCAAGATTCCGGTGAGCATTCGCAACTCGTATGACCCCGACGCGGGCTACTCCATGATTACCTCGGTTTCCGGCGCGCCGCCGGGGTCCATTCTGGCCGTGACTCACCGCCCGGGCATCGCGGCGGTGCACGTTCGTCCGGCTGGGGGCTGGCTGGCGGCCAGCGCCCTGGAGGAGATGGCGCGCATCCTGCATGCGCACGGTGTCTTGGTCGAGCACCTGGCCGCGTCACGCCTCGGGCTGACGGCAACCGTCGAACAGGGCGACGCCATTGAAGCGGCCCGGCGCGACTTGGCGAGCGTCGGGGATGTCCACCTTGCCGCCGACCGGGCCTTGCTGTGTGTCGTCGGCAACTTCGGAGAAGATGTGATCACACTGCACCCGTCGTTGAGCGAGGCATTGGCCGCGTTTCAAGTCACACCGCTTTTGCCCCATCCGTCAGCACACGCCCGGCTGTTTCTGATGGCCGAGACCGATGCTCCCCCGGCAGTGCAGGCGTTGCATGCGCGACTGGTCGAACCGGCGGACACGCTCTGA
- a CDS encoding CocE/NonD family hydrolase, producing the protein MTNLVWRPARWVLVVGFTLIGGLAFGASALWSSHHPTPLQSTTTPPEDFDVAAHYIKTEVRIPMRDGVKLFASIYAPRDTTRAYPILLNRTPYSCAPYGDAYRQRIGPSDEMMRDGYIFVYQDVRGRYLSEGEFVNMRPHQANKRDREIDESTDTYDTIAWLLENVPNHNGRVGMWGISYPGFYAAAGMIDAHPALKAVSPQAPIADWFIGDDMHHNGAFFLIDSFTFFSSFGQARPEPTTKTAPGFRFPTPDAYRFFLDVGPLRHVEERYFKGSIQFWTDMAAHPNYDGFWQSRNLVPHMNRVAPAVLFVGGWFDAEDLYGPLKLYASTEQRNPNSRNALVMGPWSHGGWARSDGRRLGPIDFEQPTAAFYRREIEAKFFAHHLKDAPDPELPEAYVFQTGSNQWRRYAQYPPPGLTPTKLYFHANGRLSFEAPKEPFGADDYTSDPRTPVPYTNQITNRRGITYMVEDQRFAAARPDVVTYQTEPLTAPVTLTGPLQAELFVTTTATDADFIVKLIDVFPDDTPDGPDLPPGVHLGGYQMLVRGEVMRARFRDSFERPMPLKPGRVERIAFELQDVDHCFKPGHRIMVQVQSSWFPLVDRNPQTFVGNIFQARDGDFQPATHRIHRDARHASGIAVSVAR; encoded by the coding sequence ATGACGAATCTGGTTTGGCGGCCGGCGCGGTGGGTGCTGGTCGTTGGGTTCACCCTCATCGGGGGTCTGGCCTTTGGTGCGTCGGCGCTGTGGTCCAGCCATCACCCCACGCCGCTTCAATCCACAACCACGCCGCCGGAGGACTTTGATGTTGCCGCGCACTACATCAAAACCGAGGTCCGCATCCCCATGCGCGACGGCGTCAAGCTCTTTGCCAGTATTTACGCTCCACGCGACACCACCCGCGCCTATCCCATCCTGCTCAATCGCACGCCCTATAGTTGCGCGCCCTACGGCGACGCTTACCGGCAACGGATCGGGCCATCGGATGAGATGATGCGTGATGGCTACATTTTTGTATATCAGGACGTCCGCGGGCGCTATCTGTCAGAAGGCGAGTTCGTCAACATGCGTCCACACCAGGCCAACAAACGCGACCGGGAAATTGACGAATCCACCGACACCTACGACACCATCGCGTGGCTCCTGGAAAACGTCCCGAACCACAACGGGCGGGTGGGCATGTGGGGCATTTCGTATCCAGGCTTTTACGCCGCGGCCGGCATGATTGACGCCCATCCAGCCCTCAAGGCCGTGTCCCCCCAGGCGCCAATTGCCGACTGGTTCATCGGCGACGACATGCACCACAACGGCGCGTTTTTCCTCATTGACTCCTTTACGTTTTTTTCGTCGTTTGGGCAGGCGCGGCCTGAGCCAACCACCAAAACCGCCCCTGGGTTTCGCTTCCCGACGCCCGATGCTTACCGGTTTTTCCTCGATGTTGGCCCGCTCCGGCACGTCGAAGAACGCTACTTCAAGGGGAGCATCCAGTTCTGGACCGACATGGCGGCGCATCCGAACTACGATGGCTTCTGGCAGTCACGCAACCTGGTGCCGCACATGAACCGGGTGGCTCCGGCCGTGTTGTTCGTCGGCGGGTGGTTTGACGCCGAAGACCTCTATGGGCCACTCAAGCTCTATGCCAGCACGGAGCAGCGCAACCCCAACAGCCGCAACGCGCTGGTCATGGGTCCGTGGTCGCATGGCGGCTGGGCGCGCAGTGACGGCCGCCGTCTCGGGCCGATCGATTTCGAGCAGCCTACGGCAGCCTTCTACCGCCGCGAAATCGAAGCCAAGTTCTTTGCCCACCACCTCAAAGACGCGCCCGATCCGGAGTTACCGGAAGCTTATGTGTTCCAAACCGGCTCGAACCAGTGGCGGCGTTACGCGCAGTATCCGCCGCCGGGACTCACGCCGACCAAACTGTACTTCCACGCCAACGGACGCCTGTCATTTGAAGCGCCCAAGGAACCATTTGGCGCCGATGACTACACCAGCGATCCCCGGACGCCGGTTCCCTACACCAATCAAATCACCAATCGGCGGGGGATCACCTACATGGTGGAAGACCAGCGATTTGCTGCCGCCCGGCCGGATGTCGTGACCTACCAGACCGAACCGCTCACGGCGCCGGTCACGCTGACGGGGCCGCTCCAAGCCGAGCTTTTTGTGACCACCACGGCAACCGATGCTGATTTCATCGTCAAGCTGATTGATGTCTTCCCGGACGACACACCGGATGGGCCAGACCTGCCGCCAGGGGTGCACTTAGGCGGCTATCAGATGCTGGTGCGCGGGGAGGTCATGCGGGCCAGATTCCGCGACAGCTTTGAACGTCCGATGCCGCTCAAGCCTGGGCGGGTTGAACGCATTGCGTTCGAGCTACAGGACGTTGACCACTGCTTCAAGCCAGGCCACCGTATCATGGTACAGGTCCAGAGTTCGTGGTTTCCACTGGTGGATCGCAACCCACAGACGTTTGTCGGCAACATTTTCCAAGCACGCGACGGAGACTTCCAGCCGGCGACGCACCGCATCCACCGCGATGCGCGCCACGCATCCGGCATTGCGGTCAGCGTTGCGCGTTGA
- a CDS encoding bifunctional 3-deoxy-7-phosphoheptulonate synthase/chorismate mutase yields MLVHRSSPTHQTTVSIAGVPVGEPGLALIAGPCAAESERQLRTVAERLALMGIQLLRAGVYKPRTSPYSFQGLQEPGLELLRIIKRDYGLGIVSEVMSVAQLDRAYDVFDCFQVGSRNMQNFELLKALGQTRKPVLLKRGLAATIEEFLGAAEYIVAGGNAQVILCERGIRSFDPATRNVLDLGAVALLKRLTHLPVLVDPSHATGRRDLVLPAARAAAAVGADGLIVECHPTPEQSVSDAAQALSLDDLAQLVTEVSAVAQAVGRGLSYPVERAA; encoded by the coding sequence ATGCTTGTCCACCGAAGTTCTCCCACCCACCAAACCACCGTCTCCATCGCCGGCGTTCCCGTGGGCGAACCAGGACTGGCGCTGATTGCCGGACCCTGTGCCGCCGAATCCGAACGCCAACTCCGTACGGTCGCGGAGCGCCTCGCCCTGATGGGCATTCAACTGTTGCGCGCCGGCGTCTATAAGCCGCGCACCTCGCCCTACAGTTTTCAGGGCTTACAGGAACCTGGGTTGGAACTCCTGCGCATCATCAAGCGCGATTATGGGCTGGGCATCGTGAGCGAAGTCATGTCGGTTGCCCAGCTCGACCGCGCCTACGACGTGTTTGACTGCTTTCAGGTCGGCTCGCGCAACATGCAGAACTTCGAGCTACTCAAGGCCCTTGGGCAAACGCGCAAGCCGGTGCTCCTCAAGCGCGGCCTGGCAGCAACCATCGAGGAATTTTTAGGCGCGGCGGAATACATCGTCGCTGGGGGCAACGCGCAGGTCATACTCTGCGAACGTGGCATTCGGAGTTTTGACCCAGCGACGCGCAACGTGCTGGACCTAGGGGCCGTAGCCCTGCTCAAACGTCTGACCCACCTGCCGGTCCTGGTTGACCCGAGCCATGCCACTGGCCGCCGTGATCTCGTGCTGCCGGCGGCCCGCGCCGCTGCCGCAGTTGGCGCGGATGGACTGATTGTCGAATGCCATCCCACGCCGGAGCAGTCGGTTTCCGATGCGGCGCAGGCGCTCTCGCTGGATGACCTGGCGCAACTGGTGACCGAAGTTTCAGCCGTTGCCCAAGCCGTCGGACGCGGCCTGAGCTACCCGGTGGAGCGCGCGGCATGA